In Natranaerobius trueperi, one genomic interval encodes:
- a CDS encoding polysaccharide pyruvyl transferase family protein, with the protein MVTKSSKVGILTLNGYKNYGNRLQNYATQEVLRSLGFQVETILVDRKKNDSVKFTQRLSNIFTPGKLNKKFRSKINRYLNKEIVEERRKIFVNFTRKYINETDYKISSDYLPDNLSDSYDFFITGSDQVWNPYNLKGTSYYFLTFSEKRKRIAFAASFGISEIPDEYRGLYRKWLNGMYRIAVREEAGAKIVKNLTGYDVPVLVDPTMMLTKKDWLSIAKPHVAKPENNYILTYFLGDISDQNKRKVQEIAKTNKLEVIDLMDISNKEIYTSDPSEFVDLINSASLVFTDSFHGTVFSIIMQTPFFSVERKGVDPTMFSRLENLLKKFKFENRKWNSNINKRDVLEVDFSHVKSILDTERAKAFNYIKEAIDI; encoded by the coding sequence TTGGTTACTAAAAGTAGTAAAGTTGGTATTCTAACATTAAATGGTTATAAAAATTATGGTAACAGACTACAAAATTACGCTACCCAAGAGGTGTTAAGGAGTTTAGGGTTCCAAGTGGAGACTATCCTAGTTGATAGAAAGAAAAATGATTCAGTCAAATTTACTCAAAGATTAAGTAATATCTTTACTCCCGGTAAATTGAATAAAAAATTTAGAAGTAAAATTAATAGATATTTAAACAAAGAAATTGTTGAAGAAAGAAGGAAAATATTTGTTAATTTCACGAGAAAATACATAAATGAAACAGATTATAAAATTTCTAGCGACTATTTACCTGATAATTTATCTGATAGCTACGATTTTTTTATTACAGGTAGCGACCAAGTATGGAATCCTTACAATCTAAAAGGGACTTCTTATTATTTCTTGACTTTTTCTGAAAAACGTAAAAGAATTGCATTTGCAGCTAGTTTTGGTATTTCTGAGATCCCCGATGAATATAGAGGGCTTTACAGAAAATGGTTAAATGGGATGTATAGGATAGCGGTTAGAGAAGAAGCAGGGGCAAAAATTGTTAAAAATTTGACGGGTTACGATGTCCCAGTCCTTGTGGATCCAACTATGATGCTCACAAAAAAAGATTGGTTGTCAATAGCAAAGCCTCATGTTGCTAAACCAGAAAATAATTACATTTTAACTTATTTTTTGGGAGATATATCGGATCAAAATAAAAGGAAGGTCCAAGAAATAGCAAAAACAAATAAATTGGAAGTAATAGATTTGATGGATATATCTAATAAAGAAATTTATACATCAGATCCTAGTGAATTTGTTGATCTTATAAATTCGGCAAGTTTAGTTTTTACAGATTCTTTTCATGGTACTGTCTTTTCAATTATTATGCAAACGCCCTTTTTTTCTGTTGAAAGAAAAGGAGTTGATCCTACAATGTTTTCAAGATTAGAAAACTTATTGAAAAAATTTAAATTTGAGAATAGGAAATGGAATAGTAACATTAATAAAAGGGATGTATTAGAAGTAGATTTTAGCCATGTGAAGTCAATTTTAGACACTGAAAGAGCTAAAGCTTTTAATTATATAAAAGAGGCTATTGATATTTAA
- a CDS encoding stalk domain-containing protein, with amino-acid sequence MKKIMFFSLMVIYMISSGVLAEETTNITVIIDGEEIQPDDQARMIEGRTLLPARSVFEGLGADMEWDPETQTASGVIDGFRVDIPLGSTKAIISGETEELEVPAKAGRTYVPLQFAAQAFGGSVHWDGKTSTVTITMTNSAPQPTLVLTYDDGYLEDYTDIFPVHKKYDVPGVSAVGTGAMGTVYDRVIGKELEFMTLEQMLEMQKFGWEFICHTRHHMNLSGKILNQPTSFGDTKIYIDQPYQNFYRQDKDSNVEMVIKENEKEEIIIAKGFDKENEEYIEVKNGIEKSYTKEAVVRLSPETHKDETYGNMEDLKSMGLNVKNHGYPYGDNDSYARKASTKYYNSARGTGVDADDPLQKNVHFSDYYTLEDNNYFRTYDISAPSLDYKDHDWIDEKLDKVEEVKGLLIFYAHPNKDVDLADRVEYIIQECQDRGIEITTMQKALEKFGD; translated from the coding sequence GTGAAAAAAATTATGTTTTTTTCCTTAATGGTAATATATATGATTAGTTCAGGTGTATTGGCAGAGGAAACAACAAACATCACAGTAATAATAGATGGGGAAGAGATTCAGCCTGATGATCAAGCGAGAATGATAGAAGGGAGAACTTTGCTACCTGCACGGTCAGTTTTTGAAGGACTTGGAGCAGACATGGAATGGGATCCAGAGACACAAACTGCTTCTGGTGTAATTGATGGTTTTAGGGTTGATATTCCATTAGGTAGTACAAAAGCAATTATTAGTGGAGAAACAGAAGAGCTAGAAGTACCTGCAAAAGCTGGGCGAACCTATGTGCCACTACAATTTGCTGCTCAGGCTTTTGGTGGATCAGTTCATTGGGATGGAAAGACCAGTACTGTAACAATAACTATGACAAATAGTGCTCCTCAACCTACGTTGGTATTAACATATGACGATGGATATCTTGAGGATTATACTGATATTTTCCCTGTTCATAAAAAATATGACGTGCCAGGAGTATCTGCTGTTGGAACAGGAGCAATGGGAACTGTCTACGATAGAGTAATAGGAAAAGAGTTGGAATTTATGACATTAGAACAAATGCTTGAGATGCAAAAATTCGGATGGGAATTTATATGTCATACTAGGCATCATATGAATTTAAGTGGGAAAATTTTAAATCAACCAACAAGTTTTGGAGATACAAAAATTTATATAGATCAACCATATCAAAATTTTTACAGACAAGATAAAGACTCAAATGTAGAAATGGTTATTAAAGAAAATGAGAAAGAAGAAATAATAATAGCTAAAGGTTTTGATAAAGAAAATGAAGAATATATTGAAGTGAAAAATGGAATAGAAAAAAGTTATACAAAAGAAGCTGTTGTTAGGCTTTCACCTGAGACCCATAAGGATGAAACTTATGGCAATATGGAGGACCTTAAAAGTATGGGGTTAAATGTAAAGAACCATGGTTATCCTTATGGTGACAATGATAGTTATGCCAGAAAAGCATCAACAAAATATTATAATTCTGCAAGAGGAACTGGAGTGGATGCTGATGACCCATTACAAAAAAATGTTCACTTTAGCGATTATTATACTTTAGAAGATAATAATTATTTTAGAACTTATGATATTAGTGCTCCGTCTTTGGATTATAAAGACCATGATTGGATTGATGAAAAATTAGATAAAGTTGAAGAAGTTAAAGGACTGCTAATTTTTTATGCCCATCCAAATAAAGACGTAGACTTAGCTGATAGGGTTGAGTATATAATACAGGAATGTCAAGACAGAGGTATAGAAATTACAACAATGCAAAAAGCTTTAGAAAAATTTGGAGATTAA
- a CDS encoding O-antigen ligase family protein, translated as MVSVETILRWILYLTIFTGFFGSTLEVYRFNNFSIFAFRIFLILLIYIFVIFLFQSGKLNLKNINVKNYMLFFVFWLLYASISISWAVSVNDAIREIFFLFSGVALIILMVMLLNDKKSIYSVYYIWLLVVLISLIVAIWEISTGDHLFSSKLYGETRQHVMYNPTSLFYNQNDFATFLTLSFPLVLMSFVFFKKKVLKIIGLLMALILIYVLIETGSRANLLALVLQFFVYIFLFTSLSMKLKLVIVSPFIVSLLIYLEPAFIYIPVEIVEQIKSVYEDAFLDGGSIVIRLNLIKSGIYHAISSWGIGVGAANIETYIANYDLFYTGNVTNVHNWWVELLSNYGVIILLGYIILYFNILKKLYIYYVQNFDVKMKLLCKAIFIGLIGFIIGSTSPSSLMTHTYKWVYFGLSITLLNYLATKEKSDVSINSWTHHG; from the coding sequence ATGGTGAGTGTTGAAACTATTTTGAGATGGATTTTATATTTAACAATTTTCACTGGTTTTTTTGGTTCAACATTAGAAGTATATAGATTTAATAATTTTTCAATTTTTGCATTTAGGATATTTTTAATATTGTTGATTTATATTTTTGTTATATTTCTGTTTCAATCAGGGAAATTAAACCTTAAAAATATCAATGTTAAAAATTATATGTTATTTTTTGTTTTTTGGCTGTTATATGCATCTATTTCAATTAGTTGGGCTGTATCTGTGAATGATGCTATTAGAGAAATCTTCTTTTTATTTTCTGGCGTGGCATTGATTATTCTAATGGTTATGTTACTTAATGATAAAAAATCCATATATTCTGTATACTACATTTGGCTTTTAGTAGTATTAATTTCTTTGATTGTTGCAATTTGGGAGATAAGCACGGGAGACCATCTCTTTTCATCAAAGTTATATGGAGAAACAAGACAACATGTGATGTATAACCCTACATCTTTATTTTATAATCAAAATGATTTTGCTACCTTCTTAACTCTAAGCTTTCCACTAGTTTTAATGTCTTTTGTTTTTTTTAAAAAGAAAGTACTAAAGATAATTGGACTATTGATGGCACTTATATTAATTTATGTTTTAATAGAAACTGGGTCTAGAGCTAATTTATTAGCACTTGTGCTTCAATTTTTTGTGTACATCTTTTTGTTTACAAGTTTATCAATGAAGCTGAAACTTGTGATAGTATCTCCTTTTATTGTAAGTTTATTAATTTATTTAGAACCAGCATTTATTTATATACCTGTAGAAATAGTAGAACAGATAAAATCTGTTTATGAAGATGCTTTTTTAGATGGAGGATCTATTGTTATTAGATTAAATTTAATAAAAAGTGGTATTTATCATGCTATAAGTTCATGGGGAATTGGTGTTGGAGCTGCTAATATAGAAACATATATAGCGAATTATGATTTGTTTTATACAGGCAATGTAACAAATGTTCATAATTGGTGGGTTGAACTTTTGTCTAATTATGGTGTTATTATTCTTTTAGGATATATAATATTGTATTTTAATATACTAAAAAAATTATATATCTACTATGTACAAAATTTTGATGTTAAAATGAAATTATTATGTAAAGCTATCTTTATAGGTTTAATTGGATTTATAATTGGTAGTACAAGTCCTAGTTCTCTAATGACTCATACTTATAAGTGGGTATATTTTGGCTTATCTATTACTTTATTAAATTATTTAGCAACTAAAGAAAAGAGTGATGTTAGTATAAATTCTTGGACACATCATGGTTAA
- a CDS encoding Coenzyme F420 hydrogenase/dehydrogenase, beta subunit C-terminal domain — protein MENVIEKIAKKDKCVGCGICVTVCPKDFLEMDFNFNGEYNPRAVDEKKCINCAKCLHVCTFFQDNKHFLSYNKFNCVNGVNYNKYLGYYLNNYAGYVVDDEIRTNSASGGITTWLLEKMVQKELVDYVIIVKPNDDPEKLYKYQIIDQTKDIKKGSKSVYYPVELSEVLNKVLNKSGRYAIVGLPCFLNGIELAKKQNKLFKERIIYMIGLTCGQLKNKHFTLYLAQKAGIEGELKKIIYRGKDFKKPANNYYFTFINQQGSENHLYFKKDVSTTWVNRWFSINACNYCDDVFAELADVSLMDAWLPNYIKDSKGTNLLIVRNPEIENVLEEGEKEREIKLDKVKTKDVIRSQNGVIDFKRNQLPYRLKLNRTNNTNKIVYNPLTLKEVQYKQEMQELSKVLFRENFHDMSYKLDVKSFDIEMSDILKKVHRVNKVKRISLIPKRVLKKIKTISFNILL, from the coding sequence ATGGAAAATGTAATTGAGAAAATAGCAAAAAAAGATAAGTGCGTAGGTTGTGGAATTTGTGTTACTGTATGTCCAAAAGATTTTTTAGAGATGGACTTTAATTTTAATGGAGAATACAATCCTAGAGCAGTTGATGAGAAAAAATGTATAAATTGTGCTAAGTGTTTGCATGTATGTACTTTTTTTCAAGATAATAAGCACTTTTTATCTTATAATAAATTTAATTGTGTAAATGGTGTAAATTATAATAAATATTTAGGTTACTATTTAAATAATTATGCAGGTTATGTAGTTGATGATGAGATTAGAACAAATTCCGCTTCCGGAGGAATTACAACTTGGTTGTTAGAAAAAATGGTGCAAAAAGAACTGGTAGATTATGTAATAATTGTTAAACCGAATGATGACCCAGAAAAACTTTATAAATATCAAATAATTGATCAAACCAAGGATATAAAAAAGGGGAGTAAATCAGTTTATTATCCTGTAGAATTGTCGGAAGTACTGAATAAGGTATTAAATAAATCTGGTAGGTATGCGATTGTTGGACTCCCTTGTTTTTTGAATGGTATAGAGCTAGCTAAAAAGCAAAATAAACTTTTTAAAGAACGTATAATTTATATGATAGGACTTACTTGCGGGCAGCTTAAAAATAAGCACTTCACTTTGTATTTAGCTCAAAAAGCCGGGATAGAAGGGGAACTTAAGAAAATAATTTATAGAGGCAAAGATTTTAAAAAACCTGCGAATAATTATTACTTTACCTTTATAAATCAACAAGGAAGTGAGAACCATCTCTATTTCAAAAAGGATGTTAGTACTACATGGGTAAATAGATGGTTTTCTATTAATGCTTGTAATTATTGTGATGATGTGTTTGCTGAACTTGCGGACGTATCATTGATGGATGCCTGGTTACCTAATTACATTAAAGATAGTAAAGGAACTAATTTATTAATTGTTAGAAATCCTGAGATAGAAAATGTTCTAGAAGAAGGTGAAAAAGAAAGAGAAATAAAACTAGATAAGGTAAAAACAAAAGATGTGATACGTAGTCAAAACGGAGTTATTGATTTTAAAAGAAACCAACTGCCTTATAGACTGAAATTAAATAGAACAAATAATACTAATAAAATTGTTTATAACCCGCTGACTTTAAAAGAAGTACAATATAAACAAGAGATGCAAGAATTAAGTAAAGTGCTGTTCAGAGAAAATTTTCATGATATGAGCTATAAATTAGACGTTAAATCTTTTGATATTGAGATGAGTGATATTTTAAAAAAAGTGCATAGAGTAAATAAGGTGAAGCGAATTTCACTTATTCCTAAGAGAGTACTAAAAAAAATCAAAACTATTAGCTTCAATATATTGCTTTAA
- the murJ gene encoding murein biosynthesis integral membrane protein MurJ, which yields MTTLSKAINSVLIVSFLKWINKCLGFVREMLIAYFFGSGVITDAYFIARTISKEISTSLGEAVKSTTIPMFKNDKNEQVNYMNKILNLLMIVSIIIVLLGFFFAPALVKVFASGFAGEQFELTILLTRIGLPIGAFAVFTSLFKAYLHRNEHFLIPSLDGIPYNIVYVIFLVFFSGVYGIQGLMVASVIAALSKFLFHIPKTKGFGYKYEAVFNLADVETKKTIRMSFPIIITSLGRRINIIVDKTLASLLQTGSVSALNYAAGLKDLILQVFIQSLITVTFPMMSKESSDIDFLKKSLLHSINIMLVLLIPITSGAVILSTPIIELLYERGEFGTQATQMTAYALIFYSFGFVGLGLKNVIRRGFFVLKDTYTPMINSFITIFMNIILNIILVNFFAHGGLALATSITAIFTSLLLLYSIKKRLGSFNIKKIFICFIKSLFSAIIMSIVVYLLYYHILNHLTLLNLQIVNEIMILVFTITVGALVYFGACLLMKIEEIEKLVKIFKDRFNSF from the coding sequence ATGACAACTTTAAGCAAAGCTATTAATTCAGTACTTATTGTTTCTTTTTTAAAGTGGATTAATAAGTGCTTGGGATTTGTAAGAGAAATGCTAATAGCATATTTTTTTGGATCAGGAGTTATTACAGATGCATATTTTATTGCACGAACAATTAGTAAGGAAATTTCTACATCTCTAGGTGAAGCAGTAAAAAGCACTACCATACCGATGTTTAAAAATGATAAAAATGAACAAGTGAACTATATGAATAAAATTTTAAACTTATTAATGATTGTTTCAATAATTATTGTATTACTAGGTTTCTTTTTTGCTCCTGCTTTGGTAAAAGTTTTTGCTAGTGGCTTTGCAGGAGAACAGTTTGAACTTACAATTTTATTAACAAGAATTGGATTACCAATCGGTGCTTTCGCAGTTTTCACTTCATTATTTAAAGCTTATTTACATAGAAATGAACATTTTTTAATACCCTCTCTTGATGGGATACCATACAATATTGTTTATGTGATTTTTTTAGTTTTTTTTTCAGGGGTATATGGTATACAGGGATTGATGGTAGCAAGTGTTATAGCAGCATTAAGTAAGTTTTTGTTTCATATCCCAAAAACCAAGGGATTTGGGTATAAATATGAAGCTGTGTTTAATTTGGCAGATGTAGAAACCAAAAAAACCATAAGAATGTCATTTCCAATTATAATAACTAGTTTAGGTAGACGAATTAACATTATAGTTGATAAAACTTTAGCATCTTTATTACAAACAGGAAGTGTTTCTGCGTTAAATTATGCTGCTGGATTAAAAGACTTGATATTGCAAGTTTTTATACAAAGTTTAATAACTGTTACCTTCCCAATGATGTCTAAAGAATCTTCAGATATAGACTTTTTAAAAAAATCATTATTACATTCAATTAATATTATGCTGGTTTTACTAATACCAATAACCTCTGGAGCGGTAATTTTATCAACTCCTATTATTGAGTTACTTTATGAAAGAGGTGAATTCGGTACCCAAGCTACTCAAATGACTGCTTACGCGTTAATATTTTATTCATTTGGTTTCGTAGGTCTAGGATTAAAAAACGTTATTAGAAGAGGTTTTTTTGTTTTAAAAGATACATATACTCCCATGATAAATAGTTTTATTACTATATTTATGAATATTATTTTAAATATTATTTTAGTTAATTTTTTTGCACATGGTGGACTTGCTCTTGCTACTAGTATAACTGCTATTTTCACCTCACTCTTGTTACTTTATAGTATTAAAAAAAGATTGGGTAGCTTTAATATTAAGAAAATATTTATTTGCTTCATAAAGAGTCTATTTAGTGCTATTATAATGAGTATAGTTGTATATCTTTTGTATTACCACATTTTAAATCATCTCACTTTACTGAATCTACAAATTGTTAATGAAATTATGATTTTAGTATTCACAATAACTGTTGGGGCATTAGTTTATTTCGGGGCCTGCTTGTTAATGAAAATCGAGGAAATTGAAAAACTAGTCAAGATATTTAAAGATAGATTTAATAGTTTTTAA
- the galU gene encoding UTP--glucose-1-phosphate uridylyltransferase GalU: protein MAKVKKAIIPAAGLGTRFLPATKAQPKEMLPILDKPTIQYIIEEAIESGIEDILIITGRGKRAIEDHFDHAYELEDTLTKRGKYDLLEKVRETNKIDIHYVRQKEPLGLGHAVLCAKKFIGDEPFGVLLGDDIVRNGGGAPCLKQMIDIYEENDASVIGVQEVPDEEVSRYGIVNKNGRTTGGAWEIRELVEKPEKEVAPSNLAIMGRYVISPRIFNLLEQTPPGSGGEIQLTDALNDLAQEDSVLAYPFDGKRYDAGDLLGYLKTTVEFALEREEVKDEFKEYLRSKMELDNL, encoded by the coding sequence ATGGCAAAGGTTAAGAAAGCGATAATCCCTGCTGCCGGTCTTGGTACGAGATTTTTACCGGCTACTAAAGCACAACCTAAAGAAATGTTACCTATTTTAGATAAACCAACCATACAGTATATAATAGAAGAGGCTATAGAATCTGGTATAGAAGATATTCTTATAATCACTGGTAGGGGCAAAAGAGCTATAGAGGATCATTTTGATCATGCTTATGAATTAGAGGATACTCTTACTAAAAGAGGTAAATATGATCTTTTAGAGAAAGTAAGAGAGACAAATAAAATTGATATTCATTACGTAAGACAAAAAGAACCTCTTGGACTTGGACATGCAGTACTATGTGCCAAAAAGTTCATCGGAGATGAACCTTTTGGTGTACTATTAGGTGATGACATTGTACGTAATGGTGGAGGAGCTCCATGTCTTAAGCAAATGATAGACATATATGAAGAAAATGATGCTAGTGTAATTGGTGTTCAAGAGGTACCTGATGAAGAAGTTAGTAGATACGGTATAGTTAATAAAAATGGTAGAACTACTGGTGGAGCATGGGAGATTAGAGAACTTGTAGAGAAACCAGAAAAAGAAGTAGCTCCTTCTAACTTAGCTATTATGGGTAGATATGTTATATCTCCTAGAATATTCAATCTACTAGAGCAAACACCTCCAGGTAGTGGTGGTGAAATACAACTTACTGATGCTCTTAATGATTTAGCTCAAGAAGACTCTGTACTAGCTTATCCTTTTGATGGTAAGAGGTATGATGCTGGGGATTTATTAGGGTATTTGAAGACTACTGTGGAGTTTGCGTTAGAGAGGGAAGAGGTAAAAGATGAGTTTAAAGAGTATTTGAGATCTAAGATGGAATTGGATAATTTATAA
- a CDS encoding UDP-glucose dehydrogenase family protein, protein MYNISVIGTGYVGLSTGVCLSDMGNNVTCVDIDEEKINKLNNGQVPIYEPGMEELIEKNTNANRLSFTTDLKKAVKDTEIIFMAVGTPSNEDGSADLSQVREAAKTIAEVMDDYKIVITKSTVPVGTNQMIEGIIAENTDQDYSVVSSPEFLREGSAVYDTMNPDRIVIGYRDEKAGETIRDLYKDFDTDFVMTTIESAEMIKYASNAFLATKISFINEMANICERVGARVEEVAKGMGLDHRISDKFLNAGIGYGGSCFPKDTKALINTATEVDYDLKTVKAAVHVNEYQKLTVVDKLQGHLYDLKNKNIGILGLSFKPNTDDMREAPSLKIIPKLLEGGANVKAYDPVAMENAREELPSDVEYCSVSKEVTEEADAVVLLTEWDEFFELNWKEISQKVNNKLVIDGRNLLNEDHLKDLGFKYISVGRGS, encoded by the coding sequence TTGTATAATATTTCAGTGATTGGTACGGGTTATGTAGGATTATCTACTGGTGTTTGCTTATCAGATATGGGTAATAACGTTACTTGTGTAGATATAGATGAAGAAAAGATAAATAAATTAAATAATGGACAAGTTCCTATCTATGAACCAGGAATGGAAGAGTTAATAGAAAAAAACACTAATGCTAACCGTTTATCTTTTACTACTGATCTTAAAAAAGCAGTTAAAGATACTGAAATCATCTTTATGGCTGTCGGGACTCCTTCTAATGAAGATGGATCTGCTGATCTTTCTCAAGTAAGAGAAGCTGCTAAAACTATTGCCGAGGTAATGGATGACTACAAGATAGTCATTACTAAAAGTACTGTACCTGTAGGTACTAATCAGATGATTGAAGGTATCATTGCAGAAAATACGGACCAAGATTACTCCGTAGTATCTAGTCCAGAGTTTTTAAGAGAAGGGTCAGCTGTTTATGATACTATGAACCCTGACCGTATAGTTATAGGCTATAGAGATGAAAAAGCAGGAGAAACTATAAGAGATCTTTACAAAGATTTTGATACTGACTTTGTTATGACAACTATAGAAAGTGCTGAAATGATTAAGTATGCTTCTAATGCTTTTTTAGCTACTAAGATTTCATTTATCAATGAAATGGCTAATATTTGTGAAAGAGTAGGGGCAAGAGTAGAAGAAGTAGCTAAAGGCATGGGTCTTGATCATAGAATTAGTGATAAGTTCTTAAATGCTGGTATAGGTTATGGAGGAAGTTGTTTCCCTAAGGATACTAAAGCATTAATTAATACAGCAACTGAAGTAGATTATGATTTAAAAACAGTTAAAGCTGCAGTACATGTAAATGAGTATCAAAAACTAACTGTAGTAGATAAATTACAAGGTCATTTATATGATCTTAAGAATAAAAACATTGGTATACTAGGTCTATCTTTCAAACCAAACACTGATGATATGAGAGAGGCACCTTCTTTAAAGATAATACCTAAATTACTAGAAGGAGGAGCTAATGTTAAAGCCTATGATCCGGTGGCTATGGAAAACGCTCGAGAGGAACTTCCTAGTGATGTTGAGTACTGTTCTGTTTCGAAAGAAGTTACAGAAGAAGCAGATGCGGTAGTACTTCTAACTGAATGGGATGAGTTCTTTGAACTTAACTGGAAGGAAATCTCTCAGAAAGTTAATAACAAGTTAGTTATAGATGGTAGGAATCTTTTAAATGAAGATCATTTAAAAGATCTAGGATTTAAGTACATAAGTGTTGGACGCGGGTCTTGA
- a CDS encoding NAD-dependent epimerase/dehydratase family protein, translating to MDKMIVTGAAGFIGSHLSERLIEEGN from the coding sequence ATGGATAAGATGATTGTAACTGGAGCCGCTGGTTTTATCGGCTCACATTTATCAGAAAGACTTATAGAAGAAGGAAACTAA
- a CDS encoding YvrJ family protein, producing MEELTSLIGNVGFPIAVSVYLLVRIEQKLSELTRSIFELSRVIELERGKA from the coding sequence ATGGAAGAGCTTACTTCCCTAATCGGAAATGTCGGTTTCCCTATAGCAGTTAGTGTATATCTTCTAGTACGTATAGAGCAAAAGCTAAGTGAACTTACTAGAAGTATCTTTGAACTTAGTAGGGTGATTGAGTTGGAGCGGGGAAAGGCGTAG
- a CDS encoding competence protein ComK, with product MLLFKVSAIMPVYMGGNKTKLIYDNSEEEIVPKALPSVIKRNLKHIGCEYHTLVKYYASYIEKKQGVPLPISKDVVLMPVKVRKPIGKSDGAMGYINYHHIKEFKKRGSDTIITLKNGIEITCLQTFNSVKLSYSNASIVNKVYLNDNPK from the coding sequence TTGTTATTATTTAAGGTTTCAGCGATTATGCCTGTATACATGGGTGGTAATAAAACAAAGCTTATCTATGATAATAGTGAGGAAGAGATAGTACCTAAAGCACTTCCAAGTGTTATAAAAAGAAATCTTAAACATATAGGATGTGAATATCATACTCTTGTTAAGTATTACGCAAGTTATATAGAAAAAAAGCAAGGGGTACCACTACCAATATCAAAAGATGTAGTACTTATGCCAGTAAAGGTAAGAAAACCAATAGGAAAAAGTGATGGAGCAATGGGTTATATTAACTATCATCATATTAAAGAATTTAAAAAAAGGGGTAGTGATACCATCATAACACTTAAGAATGGTATAGAAATAACCTGTTTACAAACATTTAACTCTGTAAAGCTAAGCTACAGTAATGCAAGTATAGTTAATAAAGTGTATTTAAATGATAATCCGAAATAG
- a CDS encoding DUF2922 domain-containing protein: MIREYLQMTFRNQDGKNVTISVNDPKEDLTEEDIETVMDEIIDRNIFMSPGGELKSKVAARMISRETSTVVEY; encoded by the coding sequence ATGATAAGAGAATACTTACAGATGACTTTTAGAAACCAGGATGGTAAGAATGTAACTATATCAGTAAATGATCCAAAAGAAGACTTAACTGAAGAAGATATCGAGACAGTAATGGATGAGATTATTGATAGAAATATCTTTATGAGTCCAGGTGGAGAGCTTAAGTCTAAAGTTGCAGCTAGAATGATTTCAAGAGAGACAAGCACTGTAGTAGAGTACTAG
- a CDS encoding DUF1659 domain-containing protein, which produces MVVETFGPSRLQFRLIVGEDEEGKNILRTNSFSRIKPDAEDSDVYEVGELLLGLQKYEALSVHRFDSKELARVDN; this is translated from the coding sequence ATGGTAGTTGAAACTTTTGGTCCATCAAGGCTTCAGTTCAGATTAATTGTAGGTGAAGACGAAGAAGGTAAAAACATTCTACGTACTAATAGCTTTAGTAGAATTAAACCAGATGCAGAAGACAGTGATGTTTATGAAGTAGGTGAACTACTTTTAGGACTTCAAAAGTATGAAGCACTTTCAGTTCACAGGTTTGATAGTAAAGAGTTAGCACGGGTAGATAACTAA